gtgaataaagccaccatttcagatttttaaaatgttttacagggaagacacaatatgtaaatctattagctaaccacgttagcaaaggacacgatttttttactcccaacagctttttcctgcgtcagtagctatcactaattcgactaaataaaaatatatatagccactaaccaagaaacaacttcataatatgacagtctgataacatatttatggtatagcatagttttttttgggaaaaatgtgcatttttcaggtataaatcacagttctacattgcagctgcaatctgaaatagtgctgacccagccagaacaattacagagaccaacgtcatataacgaattactcatcttaaaacatttcagaaaaatacacagcgtacagatattgaaagcccaacatctggtgaatccaaacaatatttcagatttattaaatgttttataacgaaaacaaaatgtagcgctaaattagcatagctataccaggcagattcggctaggcgcccacggccagttcacatgcacaacagatatgatataacatcgtaaattgggtcttactatggctgatctttcatcagaatgttgatcaaagtgtcctttgtcaagatgagtcgttggttccgttcagaaatcttcctttcccactccatttagcacaggtaccggtcgagtggcacagatctctcaaatgtaaataaattgtgacaacggaacaccgcaaaactcccaaaaaaattcaaataatctgattaaactatattgaaaaaacatacattacgatgatatggtcacatgtatcaaacaaaattcgacacggagatagttttcatccataacgccagcaaaacagtacacaatcgcagctccaactcgtgcgaatcagcaaaccggaagttgtcggtcacgccaaagaaataggtcttatttcacgtcagtaccagataaacaaagaatttctcctctgacgtcctcttgacacccagaggaaggcgaatgaggtgtgtttcgggtcatagggggcacgaccatatataggcagagctttgaagccagcataacacatcttgattttatgttcttggtcatggaaagtgctgtgaaatgacttctgtatcactcagagacaaaattgaaacggttttagaaactagagattgttttctttccaatggtattatttatatgcatgtagtaagagcaataattgaataagaggcagtttaatctgtagagcaaattatgctaatggaaaaaatagcaccccctgtattctcaagaagttggaagtgtgtaggtcacattctgtatcatacagctatgaaagttatatatttagaaccacctgcttgATTGGAATctagcgacgtctgtgtcttcagtgtcctagaactgtctagtttgtgttctgacttgtaaaacaggatgaataaaataagtaatgtaaacgtAGCAGTAATTGCCAGGAAGCtctacatttgttttaaaatcacactataattgttaaaactggcctcaggttattgagagatctgattcaggatttaccctcgtagcaaggttgttttatcatgtggaggtttcattcgggTCTCTAATTTAAAAATAACACagtgtctttggcaggagaaagaccagactcagaggaaccagagccagggacgtccgaaccagcaagacgacaccagtgctcccactttagaaagggttgtaaccggttatggaacctgaaacaacacgagaaaatacacacaagggagaagccttaccactgctcccagtgtggaaagagttttaagctTTTAGGAACCCTTAAAGCTCacgagaaaatacacacaggggagaagccttaccactgctcccagcgtggaaagagttttaagctTTTAGGAACCCTTAAAGcccatgagagaatacacacaggggagaagccttaccactgctcccagtgtggaaagagtttcaaaCGGCCTTGTCatctgaaacaacatgagagaatacacacaggggagaagccttaccactgctcccagtgtggaaagtgtttcagccggtcaggggagctgaaacgacatgagagaatacacacaggggagaagccttaccactgctcccagtgtgcacAGTGTTTCAGCCAGAAAGGAAGCCTGAcccaacacgagagaatacacacaggggagaagccttaccactgctcccagtgtggaaagagttttaaggtGTTAGGAACCCTTAAAgctcatgagagaatacacacatgggagaagccttaccactgctcccagtgtggaaagtgtttccgCCGTTCAGGGGAGccgaaacaacatgagagaatacacacaggggagaagccttaccactgctcccagtgtggaaagagttttgtgcTTTTAGGAACCCTTAAAGCTCACgagagaattcacacaggagagaagtaTTACCACTGCTGCatttgtggaaagagttttaatcaGAAAAGCAACCTGAACCAACACGAGAAAATACAcagaggggagaagccttaccactcctcCCAGGGTGCAAAGTTTTTGCCcatttaggaagcctgaaagaacgCATGAGACTACACACAGAGGAGAAGGCTTAGAAATTGCTCAGACTGGGaaaacatattactcatcacagtcacttaaaCGTCATGAGAGAATCCACACATAAGAGAAGAATTACTTGTATATTGATATTTCACATCtcattgacttaaaattcatcagagaacatatacagtgctcccattgtcttatattgttgactgataatgtgtttacttgtttttaccatatgaaattAAATGGTACAAGGTATACTCAAAcatatatttgtttgtttttattagaaaacatgaatttaatatggagtatgtcagtttgaatataaagtagatcagattccatgtgtttaaatggtcctttttaaaactctttgtgtgtgtttatctgggtgtgtcattcctccagcactacagataatacagtgatatttggatgtgatgcatttgttccattgtttacatttgcattgttggcccactgatgatttaatgaaattcaAATATTCAGACTGTAAcggaaaatgttaattgtatgtgtgtccacataactgattatgtgactaaccttgtgaaactgtcctattataatctcctgttcttgggagtatcttcctgtgttgcaaaccagctgcacctgcgtccttgtatgaataaagtccctcccaggaacaggaaactataaagatatgtgctcatcacccaatgcttcaggaattcagactgtctacaccgcggtgtgtaactctgttattctctctgagcttagaaataaagaatcttggtttgacttggactccagcagatgcttattttataatatccacctcaactctcccacggattgctgtttatcattgtctcaatgaagagttcctcgttccactttcctggggtcatttacaagcctcccactggttgaataaacgttgtttccacgtactttcaacaaaacaaatccatgtgatgatgatagatgtagaaaactgattggatttgtaaaaagccatcAACATCAGTTATTTTTAGTTATTTTTCATccaactggcaacctaaatccaatcacaggtgacattttgtgttgatttcatgttgaattcactttagttgacgactcaaagaaatgtaaatagaaactagatgttgaactgacgtctgtgcccagtgggctggtttgaatacgtggcaggtgttggatcaatatccaccttagtagctaagtttccatgcaatttgcgacagattttcatgtgaatattctaaaatctgcataaaacaatatacgcattttcccaccagaaatgtttctATCAAACATACTCATTGCAGATAAAAGGCTTTGCGTGACAAAACTTAAATATAAATATTTGAGCATAAAggagtttccaccgccatttctcgcttaaacatttttactgacacaaaaagaccccaccatgtaaaaCGAACTAACATATCGTCTGTCGGCTTTTATAAAATTGtaaaggcatatcctgtttccatcagcctggtcattacttttgaaatggttggatcaatatccaccttcatgatatggatgaacctctgataatcaagtgatatttagaatgtctgagtagttctatatgatgtcataatacacccctctgacaATAGgttgactggggaggtgatgtaccacagtcaaagtcctgcaataagagctaagagactaatatttgtgtaaactataTAAACTGTTTACAATTTGGCTCATgcatcctcccttctctcccctgtaatgattccccaggttgttgctgtaaatgacaatgtgttctcagttgacttaccttgttaaataaataaataataaccatGTTTCCAGCCAAAGTTTATTCATTAGGATATATAcaaatatgatgatgtcatagtgatttcatgacatgtgaatgaacaagccttttcatactttataacatggctatatacaatgccttcagaaagtattcagaccccttgacttttttccacattttgttacgttacagccttattctaaaatgtattaaataattttttcccctcatcaatctacacacaatatcccataatgacaaaacaaaaacaggtctttagaaattgttgcaaattttatttaattttttaacaactgaaaaataaaatgttcataagtattcagaccctttactcagtactttgttgaagcacctttggcagcgattacagcattgagtcttcttgggtatgacgctacaagcttggcacacctgtatttggggagtttctcccattcttctctgcagactctctcaagctctgtcaggttggatggggagcgtcgctgcacagctattttcaggtctctccagagatgttagaccgggttcaagtccgggctctggctcggccactcaaggacattcagagaccagagacttgacccgaagccactactgcattgtcttggctgtgtgcttagggttgttgtcctgttggaaggtgaaccttcgcccccagtctgaggtcctgagtgctctggagcaggttttcatcaaggatctctctgtactttgctcggttcatctttcccttgatcctgactaatctcctagtccctgctgctgaaaaacatccccacagcatgatgctgccaccaccatgcttcaccctagggatggtgccaggtttcctccagacgtgacgcttggcattcaggccaaagagttcaatcttggtttcatcagatgagAGAATCTGTTTTCTCATTGTCTGAaagtccttttggtgccttttggcaaactccaagtgggctgtcatgttcaTTTGACTGAGGGGGGGCTTCcgtcaggccactctaccataaaggcttgattggtggagaggtggagagatggttgtccttctggaaggttctcccatctccacagaagaactctagagctctgtcagagtgaccatcgggttcttggtcacctccctgaccaaggcccatctcccccgactgctcagtttggctgtgccgccagctctaggaagagtcttggtggttccaaacttcttccattttagaatgatggaggccactgtgttcttggggaccttcaatgctgcagaaatgtgttgggacccttcccaagatctgtgcctcgacccaattctgtctcggagctctacagacaattccttctacctcatggcttggtttttacccTGACAGTCTcatataaagggtctgaatacttactgttatgtaaagaaggtatattttttatctttaataaatgtttctaaaaacctgtttttgctttgtaattagatgttttatatttaactaggcaagtcagttaagaacaatttcttatttacaatgacggcctaccgctgaacactgccttgttcagggtcagaacaacagagttttaccttgtcagctcagggattcgatccatcaaccttatggttactagcccaatgctctaaccaataggctacctgccaccccaaatgatgggctattgtgtgtagattgttgaatatatatatatatttttaaaatccattttcaaataaggctgtaacgtaacaaaatgtggaaaaagtcaaggggtctgaatactttccgaatgcactgaacaaacatcacattgaatattcacctcacttttgaaaagctccatgagaaagaaaggattcccagatgatcttttagatgttctgtcttcaggatgttctgggttgatggctgttggagaggggaggggcagttgagtgagctggggccttttatggccctgcctctgggagcctctcagcttgtgacatgatgagagagagtgagagagggcctacctGTAAGATATTTTGTGCTATAAAGGTACTTCTTTTTGACCATTCAGGGACCTAATCTCAAACACTAatgaaaacatgaaaaaaatATTGTCCACACGAAAGTCTGAATTTGGAAATAAAAATGATTTTTGACAAGTTATATGCATGAAAATAAAGATGTTAAATTTTTTTTTGACATTTTGGAGAGTTTTTCGCAGACTATATGAGAGGCCTAAGCCTTGTTGTGGATACATGTCTATAAAGATAGACtgccatgactatatcaaacccaactccatgtgttgccactatcatgtatcctaccatgactatatcaaacccatctccatgtgttgccactatcatttatcctaccatgactatatctaacccaactccatgtgttgccactatcatgtatcctaccatgactatatccaacccaactccatgtgttgccactatcatgtatcctaccatgactatatccaacccaactccatgtgttgccactatcatgtatcctaccattactatatccaacccaactccatgtgttgccactatcatgtatcctaccattactatatcaaaccctatcatgtatcctaccatgactatatcaaacccagctccatgtgttgccactatcatgtatcctaccattactatatccaaccctactccatgtgttgccactatcatgtatcctaccatgactatatcaaacccaactccatgtgttgccactatcatatatcctaccatgactatatcaaacactactccatgtgttgccactatcatgtatcctaccatgactatatccaaccctactccatgtgtttccactatcatatatcctaccatgactatatccaaccctactccatgtgttaacactatcatgtatcctaccatgactatatcaaaccctaatccatgtttccactatcatgtatcctaccatgactatatccaaccctaatccatgtgttgccactatcatgtatcctaccatgactatatccaaccctactccatgtgttgccactatcatgtatcctaccatgactatatccaacccagctccatgtgttgtcactatcatgtatcctaccatgactatatccaaccataattccatgtgttgccactatcatgtatcctaccatgactatatccaacccaactccatgtgttgcctctatcatgtatcctaccatgactatatcaaacccaactccatgtgttgccactatcatgtatcctaccatgattatatccaacccaaccccatgtgttgccactatcatgtatcctaccatgactatatccaacccaactccatgtgttgccactatcatgtatcctaccatgactatatacaaacctactccatgtgttgtcactatcatgtatcctaccatgactatatccaaccctactccatgtgttgtcactatcatgtatcctacatGGCTGAATCTTTGATCCAATGGAAGAAGTATTaaggagcagggaggttaaaggtcacttcaggatacagctgttactctacaacagtaaaaatgtgtactgttgggggtactggaggaccagcattgggaaacactgctttacactctcctagataatgtgttactgttgggggtagtggaggaccaggattggttaacactgctctacactatcctagataatgtgttactggtgtagagaggagtaggattgGTTAACATTGCTTTACACtctcctagataatgtgttacttttaggggtactggaggaccaggattggttaacactgctctacactctcctagataatgtgttactggtgtagagaggagtaggattggttaacactgctctacactctcctagataatgtgttactggtgtagagaggattAGGATTGGTTAATACTGCTCTAAACtctcctagataatgtgttactggtgtagagaggaccaggattggttaacactgctctacactctcctagataatgtgttactggtgtagagaggagtaggattggttaacactgctctacactctcctagataatgtgttactggtgtagagaggaccaggattggttaacactgctctacactatcctagataatgtgttactggtgtagagaggagtaggattggttaacactgctctacactctcctagataatgtgttactggtgtagagaggagtaggattggttaacactgctctacactctcctagataatgtgttactggtgtagagaggagtaggattggttaacactgctctacactatcctagataatgtgttactggtgtagagaggagtaggaagGATGCAGTCTCAGGTTTGGAAAGACTGAATTTATTTCAGCACCAACAGATCAAAGCGGAACAAAACCCAAACGTTGTTGTGCTCAAATTAGATCTTCATAAACAAAAAGGCACAGGGTGAACTAtataaagtactcaggaaatagtaggagagattcctctcaggaaaacaagtaACATTTACAAATGACCCACAAAAAGACAAAATGGCAGAgggagtgtatatatacagtgatagaggggcgattggaaccaggtgtgtgtaatgatgacgagacaagtccgggggttgatgagtgaagggcgtttgacagcagtaggttcggcagcagctagaaggccgggggttgatgagtgaagggcgtttgacagcagtaggttcggcagcagctagaaggccgggggttgatgagtgaagggcgtttgacagcagtaggttcggcagcagctagaaggccgggggttgatgagtgaagggcgtttgacagcagtaggttcggcagcagctagaaggccgggggttgatgagtgaagggcgtttgacagcagttggttcggcagcagctagaaggccgggggttgatgagtgaagggcgtttgacagcagtaggttcggcagcagctagaaggccgggggttgatgagtgaagggcgtttgacagcagtaggttcagcagcagctagaaggccgggggttgatgagtgaagggcgtttgacagcagtaggttcggcagcagctagaaggccgggggttgatgagtgaagggcgtttgacagcagtaggttcggcagcagctagaaggccgggggttgatgagtgaagggcgtttgacagcagtaggttcggcagcagctagaaggccgggggttgatgagtgaagggcgtttgacagcagtaggttcggcagcagctagaaggccgggggttgatgagtgaagggcgtttgacagcagtaggttcggcagcagctagaaggccgggggttgatgagtgaagggcgtttgacagcagtgggttcggcagcagctagaaggccgggggttgatgagtgaagggcgtttgacagcagtaggttcggcagcagctagaaggccgggggttgatgagtgaagggcgtttgacagcagtaggttcggcagcagctagaaggccgggggttgatgagtgaagggcgtttgacagcagtaggttcggcagcagctagaaggccggcaACGCTGAAcgcctgagctggacaggagggggagccaaagcgAAGTCTGGTGTGACATAATGAGAGAAAATCAATagaatatttaatatattttctcAAATTCCGTTTTCTCCGTTTAGTAATTTTTCAGGTTTCTGATATTGTCTCTGTTTTTCAGTTTTTCGCTCTCAAAATCACAttgttaatagaaaaacaacaaaaggagaccacttttgtagtctgagaaaaatctaagaCATTTTCATTTTTGGgtgtagataccctttaattGAAGTGGCtccagcaagagccttgcttggttagtggtgtctctgtagcacacatgtgattgcagagtttgctgaacaaatcacaattggattgatgcaaataatcatgatatcattctgccaggtaggcatagactactttgtagttgacatttaattgacaaggtttgTGGGAAAACTTttccatcaaccagaagatggttgtcattagcatcatcgctaacagctacacatagtggtagacaaatgcactcagacaggggcatttcctggctgtttcctcttcagaaagttgaaggaaaatacaaatcacttagGCAAATTTAACGACGACTTGCAGGCAGCaggttcagaataactatgagaaaaatgaatacaaattataccaccacccaaaagggcacttTAGAGACTGGAAGGGCAAAGGGGCATGTGGTCTACACAGGTAGAGTCCTATCTGTCCATGTTTCCTTTTGCAAAGTTTTCATTGTTTTTGGGCAGCCTTATATGAGGTGTTATTATGTGTTGTTAGCGATGAGCCTTGGTCAATTTAGCTCGGAATATGCCACCCTcttcaatctgtcacctaatcctgcctaatgggcagaccagccctggaggaaagtattggctgtaagaaggaggagaaaacataacatctggttgtttttaaatTACTTCTTATGACATTGCTTGCCAGAATAGTAATGGAGATTTTCCCTCCAATCAGCGTTTCCCATTCCAGTCAGCAGATGACGatgtgatgcttcttgcgtgacgtataatctagtggacggggcttcttcaacagcgacaaaaggctacAGATTCAACCAACGTGGTGGTTTGCTAGCGAACATAAAACTGAAATATTGAAGCTCTTTAGACTAATGTTGtatattactcttagtgtttAGAACACAACTATGTTTACGTTTCTACTAGTTCatttaaacgtaatttgcttgttaaattagcaaatgtggtaaaattgataatgcactaggctaatcgaccggagcatgagctcactaaactagacggagaaagaagctcttgtGAAATTAGAGAAAGAAGCTTGtagaatgaaaaaggaggaagaggaggctatcacattgaaagaagaagaggatgatgggaaagaggttgttagagtggaagaggaggtaaaagctttcagaatcaaaaaggaggaagatgccgtaacattgaaagaagagaatgtagtgaaagaagaggaagaaccttttggagtaaaagaggaagaggaggctatctcaataaaagaggaggagacGGAAGTTccgattaccaccagtgagtactgtcttaaaaacaggggcacaaacgatgcagttgttgaactaatggggtctaatttgtggaacgttccaa
This sequence is a window from Salvelinus namaycush isolate Seneca unplaced genomic scaffold, SaNama_1.0 Scaffold7, whole genome shotgun sequence. Protein-coding genes within it:
- the LOC120042511 gene encoding zinc finger protein 239-like, whose protein sequence is WNLKQHEKIHTREKPYHCSQCGKSFKLLGTLKAHEKIHTGEKPYHCSQRGKSFKLLGTLKAHERIHTGEKPYHCSQCGKSFKRPCHLKQHERIHTGEKPYHCSQCGKCFSRSGELKRHERIHTGEKPYHCSQCAQCFSQKGSLTQHERIHTGEKPYHCSQCGKSFKVLGTLKAHERIHTWEKPYHCSQCGKCFRRSGEPKQHERIHTGEKPYHCSQCGKSFVLLGTLKAHERIHTGEKYYHCCICGKSFNQKSNLNQHEKIHRGEKPYHSSQGAKFLPI